The Streptomyces aurantiacus genome includes a region encoding these proteins:
- a CDS encoding class I SAM-dependent methyltransferase yields MSVTTRYRQAWEGFWSEAPGEPGAVFWDAEPALTARVHLALFEPHLTAPGLPLVDLGCGNGTQTRFLADRFPRVVGADLSAAALDHARLADPAGQASYRLFDAADKAEAEMLHAELGDANVYMRGVLHQCEPADRQPLVDGLARLVGDRGCAFLVELAEAAGVVLRGLAQSPDGPPAKLAPVFRHGIAPGEVADAAVPEYLRAAGLAVRASGELPLVTTECRADGSRIELPSKWMVVGRD; encoded by the coding sequence ATGAGCGTGACTACTCGGTACAGGCAGGCCTGGGAGGGTTTTTGGAGCGAGGCTCCGGGCGAGCCGGGAGCCGTCTTCTGGGACGCCGAGCCGGCGCTGACCGCGCGCGTCCATCTCGCCCTGTTCGAACCGCACCTGACCGCCCCGGGGCTGCCTCTCGTGGATCTCGGCTGCGGCAACGGCACCCAGACGCGGTTCCTCGCCGACCGCTTTCCGCGGGTCGTCGGCGCCGACCTGTCGGCCGCCGCCCTCGACCACGCCCGGCTCGCCGATCCCGCGGGTCAGGCCTCCTACCGGCTGTTCGACGCGGCGGACAAGGCCGAGGCCGAGATGCTGCACGCCGAACTCGGTGACGCCAACGTCTATATGCGTGGCGTGCTGCACCAGTGCGAACCGGCCGACCGGCAGCCGCTCGTCGACGGGTTGGCCAGGCTGGTCGGCGACCGGGGGTGCGCGTTCCTCGTCGAGCTCGCCGAGGCCGCCGGGGTCGTGCTGCGCGGTCTCGCCCAGAGTCCCGACGGGCCACCGGCGAAACTCGCGCCCGTCTTCCGGCACGGGATCGCCCCCGGCGAGGTGGCCGACGCCGCCGTCCCCGAGTACCTGCGCGCGGCGGGGCTCGCCGTGCGGGCGAGCGGGGAGCTGCCGCTCGTCACCACGGAGTGCCGTGCCGACGGCTCGCGGATCGAGCTCCCGTCGAAGTGGATGGTCGTGGGGCGCGACTGA
- a CDS encoding ATP-binding SpoIIE family protein phosphatase, translated as MDRGTDRGTDRGTETGAPPGRAAGDAVAGAGRIPLAVVVVDREGLVSHWSRGARRLFGADRGEAVGRPAVDLLPVSGALPEDDESAPFGAYAVYDDGLGPGLESSLDGRLSYPAAGRARLTAASSDRIDVLWWAYPLVGPGPERLLVLAADAGALGREGTGAGAAVERIVPGFALHTDFPGAEELARRLPEILPSMSVGESARIVAQVLELGYPVLEFSQNDRVPVTPDWGVPRRAERRARKERAAAAAATGEPLPQDAEAEREDLEYVAVRERLEFLNEVSGRIGTSLDLSRTIVEVSRAVVPRFTDVAGTYLREQVVAGEGFPEGVPDTTTMWHRVALEHTDEPGRWDDVVPVGEAMPFPAQTPFFQCMTSGEPVLVPRISEQMGHMIAAQFEKRDIRPLITGRSMLVVPLKARHVVLGFMILLRHPERVEFNDMDRVTGAELAARAGLVLDNARMYTYQESVAETLQDSMLPHIAPRMSGCDIATRYLPGTLLGRVGGDWFDSVKLPGSRTALVVGDVMGHGLNSAAMMGQLRTAVQTMAALDLPPEQLLRNLDDLAQRLGEHYLATCLYAVYDPIASELLIANAGHIPPVVVRAEDGRSDLLDLPTGAPIGVGGVPFESVRVRVAPGDRLVMCTDGLVEVRGEDIGVGLATLCESAAHPAASMDDACDTIIRALNTRGGRKDDVALLMARLNGIDPEDVAEWRIGHDRLEVRRARGAVREQLHEWGLDSQAAVTELLVSELVTNAVRHSHSRPIELRLVRGDTLLCEVSDDDHTLPTLLSVGPLDEAGRGMRVVSTLAREWGTSRTGSGKTVWFELTLPRR; from the coding sequence ATGGACCGTGGCACTGACCGTGGCACCGACCGTGGCACCGAGACGGGCGCACCTCCCGGCCGTGCGGCCGGTGACGCGGTCGCCGGGGCGGGGCGGATTCCGCTGGCGGTGGTCGTGGTGGACCGTGAGGGCCTGGTCTCGCACTGGAGCCGGGGCGCCCGGCGGCTGTTCGGGGCGGACAGGGGTGAGGCGGTCGGCCGTCCCGCCGTCGACCTGCTGCCCGTTTCCGGAGCCCTGCCCGAGGACGACGAGAGCGCGCCCTTCGGGGCGTACGCCGTGTACGACGACGGTCTGGGACCCGGCCTGGAGTCCTCCCTCGACGGGCGGCTGTCCTACCCGGCCGCGGGACGGGCGCGGCTGACGGCGGCGAGCAGCGACCGGATCGACGTCCTGTGGTGGGCGTACCCACTGGTCGGGCCGGGCCCGGAGCGGCTGTTGGTCCTCGCCGCCGACGCGGGCGCGCTGGGGCGCGAGGGCACCGGCGCGGGTGCGGCCGTGGAGCGCATCGTGCCCGGGTTCGCCCTGCACACCGACTTCCCCGGCGCCGAGGAACTGGCGCGCAGGCTGCCCGAGATCCTGCCGAGCATGAGCGTCGGCGAGAGTGCCCGCATCGTCGCCCAGGTCCTCGAACTGGGCTATCCCGTCCTGGAGTTCAGTCAGAACGACCGTGTGCCGGTCACCCCCGACTGGGGCGTGCCCCGGCGCGCCGAGCGCAGGGCACGAAAGGAGCGGGCGGCCGCGGCGGCCGCGACCGGCGAGCCTCTGCCGCAGGACGCGGAGGCCGAGCGGGAAGACCTCGAATACGTGGCCGTACGGGAGCGGCTGGAGTTCCTGAACGAGGTCAGCGGACGCATCGGCACCTCCCTCGATCTGTCCCGGACCATCGTCGAGGTCAGCCGGGCCGTCGTCCCGCGCTTCACGGACGTGGCCGGGACCTATCTGCGGGAACAGGTCGTCGCGGGTGAGGGCTTCCCCGAAGGCGTGCCCGACACGACCACGATGTGGCACCGGGTCGCGCTGGAGCACACCGACGAGCCGGGCCGCTGGGACGACGTCGTACCGGTCGGCGAGGCCATGCCCTTCCCGGCGCAGACCCCGTTCTTCCAGTGCATGACGAGCGGCGAGCCCGTCCTCGTGCCGCGCATCAGCGAGCAGATGGGCCACATGATCGCCGCGCAGTTCGAGAAGCGCGACATCCGGCCCCTCATCACGGGCCGCTCCATGCTGGTCGTGCCCCTCAAGGCCCGGCACGTGGTCCTCGGCTTCATGATCCTGCTCCGCCATCCGGAGCGCGTCGAGTTCAACGACATGGACCGCGTCACCGGCGCCGAACTCGCCGCCCGGGCCGGGCTCGTACTCGACAACGCGCGCATGTACACGTACCAGGAGAGTGTCGCCGAGACCCTCCAGGACAGCATGCTGCCGCACATCGCCCCGAGGATGTCCGGCTGCGACATCGCGACCCGCTATCTGCCGGGCACGCTGCTCGGCCGGGTCGGCGGCGACTGGTTCGACTCGGTGAAGCTGCCCGGGTCGCGCACCGCGCTCGTCGTCGGCGACGTGATGGGCCACGGCCTCAACTCGGCGGCGATGATGGGGCAGTTGCGCACCGCCGTGCAGACCATGGCGGCCCTCGACCTGCCGCCCGAACAACTCCTGCGCAACCTCGACGACTTGGCGCAGCGCCTCGGCGAGCACTACCTCGCGACCTGCCTGTACGCGGTATACGACCCCATCGCGAGCGAGCTGCTGATCGCCAACGCGGGCCACATCCCACCGGTGGTGGTCCGCGCCGAGGACGGCCGAAGCGACCTGCTCGACCTGCCGACGGGCGCACCCATCGGCGTCGGCGGAGTGCCCTTCGAGTCCGTACGCGTGCGGGTGGCGCCCGGCGACCGGCTCGTGATGTGCACCGACGGCCTGGTCGAGGTGCGCGGCGAGGACATCGGTGTCGGCCTCGCCACTCTCTGCGAGTCCGCCGCCCACCCGGCAGCGTCCATGGACGACGCCTGCGACACCATCATCCGCGCCCTCAACACCCGCGGCGGCCGCAAGGACGACGTGGCGCTCCTGATGGCCAGGCTCAACGGCATCGACCCGGAGGACGTCGCCGAGTGGCGCATCGGCCACGACCGGCTGGAGGTCCGCAGGGCACGCGGCGCGGTCCGTGAGCAGCTCCACGAGTGGGGACTCGACTCCCAGGCGGCCGTGACGGAGTTGCTGGTCAGTGAACTCGTCACCAACGCCGTACGGCACTCCCACAGCCGGCCGATCGAACTGAGACTCGTCCGGGGCGACACCCTGTTGTGCGAGGTGAGCGACGACGACCACACCCTGCCGACGCTGCTCAGCGTGGGTCCGCTCGACGAGGCCGGGCGCGGGATGCGCGTGGTCAGCACCCTGGCGCGCGAGTGGGGGACCAGCCGGACGGGCTCCGGCAAGACGGTGTGGTTCGAACTGACCCTGCCACGTCGCTGA